In Chryseobacterium salivictor, the DNA window AAGTTGCAGAAATCGTTGATCAGGTGGCGTTGATCGACAGACAAAGTAAATTATATTTTGGCCGGCCACTTTCAAATATCGTGTTTATGGGAATGGGCGAGCCGATGATGAATTACAAAAACGTTGTAGAATCCATCCGAAAAATCACGGAACCTGAAGGAATGGGAATGTCACCACGACGGATTACCGTTTCAACCTCCGGAATACCTAAGATGATCAAAATGTTGGCTGATGAAGATATTCGCGTTAAATTGGCGCTTTCTTTACATTCCGCTATTGAGAAAAAAAGGAATGAAATCATGCCTTTTTCTGATAAATTCCCTTTAACCGATATTATGGATTCCCTAAAATATTGGTACGAAAAAACAGGAAACGTTATTACTTTCGAATACTGCGTCTGGAAAGGAATCAATGATCAGGACGAAGATATCAAAGCATTAATTAGATATTGCAAACAAATTCCAAGCAAAGTCAACTTAATTCAATATAACCCAATCGGAGACGGAAAATATGACCAGTGCAATAAAGCAGCGGAAGACAATTACGTTCGGCAGTTAGAAAAAGCAGGGATTACCGTGATGATCCGCAGAAGCCGCGGCGGCGATATCGATGCAGCTTGCGGACAACTCGCCAATAAAAGCAGTGAGTAATGTTTTCGCACATCGGCAAAACCAGAACTCCCAGACATAACCTTGGAATCGCTTCGCTCCTTTCTTTTGTGGCGGGCCTGGTGAATGTGGTAGGCTTTTTCTCCGTTCAGAAATTAACCACCAATGTGACAGGGCATTTCGCCTTTTTTGTCGATGAAGTTTTCAAACTCAATTTCGAAAATGCCTTTCATGTCGCGCTGTTTGTTTTCTCCTTTTTCTCCGGTGCTTTTTTTGCCAATTTTACGGTCGAAATCTATTCCAGAATCAGGGAAAATGAAACCTATGTTTTCCCCATTATTACCGAAGCGTTCATACTTACAATCATTGCATTCACGGGAAATTATCTGATAAAGACAAATCCCGATGTCATCGCTTACAGCTTGCTTTTTGCCATGGGAATGCAGAACTCGTTGGTGACCAGCATATCGAAATCGATTGTCCGCACGACTCACTTAACCGGACTTTTTACCGATATGGGCATCGAATTTTCTCAGTTGTTTTTTTATAAAGATCAATTCCACAAACGCAGATTACTGAAATCTATAAAATTAAGGGTTACTATCATCTTCATGTTCTTTGTAGGAGGCGTTTCGGGCGGCGTTTTATTCGAGCATTTTGGCATCCAATCTTTAATTCTCGGGTCCGTAATTTTAATTGGCGGATTGCTTTATGATTTCATTAAAATCAGATTCCTTTTATTAAAAAGAAAAAGTGGATGAACACATCAAAGCAATGTGAATGCTGTGGTTTTTTAAACAATGTAAACAGCCTCTGAATAAGTAAAAATAGTAAATGAATAAGTTTTTTGTTATACTTTCGATATTGTGTTCACTGAATTTTTCTGCTCAGCAGGATTATAACTGGTTCAAAATTAACCGGTACAGAACAGCAGTTTTCGGCGATTCCCTGAAAGAAAACTCTGGCTTGGATTTTTTCAACAACCGTCTTTTCACCATCAGCGATAGCGGAAACAGTTCAGAAATTTTCGAAATTGACAGAAATTCAGGGAAAATCAAGAATGTTTTTAAAACCAATTTAATTAATAAAGACTGGGAAGCAATTGCCTCAGATTCTGCCAACGTATACATTGGTGATTTCGGTAACAATGTCGGTTCCAGGAAAGATTTAGTGATTTATAAAATTCCTTTTGACAGCGTTGTTAGCGCTTCAAGCACTATCAACGCTCAGGAGATTTCCTTCTATTATCCCGAACAGAAAGATTTCACCACGAAAAATACAAACAATGATTTCGATGCAGAAGCCATGATTTTTTTAAACGGAAAAATTCACATTTTCACTAAAGAATGGGTTTCAAAATCTACGACACATTACACCATTGATCCCGCTATTGCAGAGAATCAGCCTGCACAAAAAACAGAAACGTTTTCAACAGGTTACGTTGTTACAGATGCTGCTTATTTTGAGAACAAATTATATCTGGTAGGGTATACCAAAAAAGCCGAAGTGTTTCTTTCTGTTTTCAATGAAACCGAACCCGGAATTTTCTTTAAAGAAAAACCAAAGAAATATTACCTGGGAAGTTCTTTAAGCATCGGACAGATCGAAGGAATTGCAGTTGATGAAAAAGGAATTTATATTTCCGGTGAGGAATTTAATTTACCTGTTTTTAAAGTAAAACCGTACTTATACTTTATTCCTTTTGAAAAGCTGAAATAAATCAATCTGAATGCCCCAATAAATTCTGACATATTCTTTATTTATAATTATCTTTGTGCCTATTCATAAATTCTAATCCTTTATCAATCATTTGTGGCGAACATCGTAGAAGAAATAAAAAAACCGATTAATGCAGAGATGAAACTTTTTGAACAGAAGTTTTATGAATCGATGCAGAGCAATGTGGCACTTTTGGATAAAGTTACCCGATTTATCGTGACGACCAAAGGGAAACAGATGCGCCCGATGTTTGTATTTCTCTGTGCGAAATTAGTAGGTGAAGTGAATGAAAAATCTTTCCGTGGCGCGTCTATGATCGAGTTGATTCATACCGCAACTTTGGTGCATGATGATGTGGTTGATGAAAGTTTCAAACGCCGTAATTTCTTTTCAATCAATGCGTTGTGGAAAAATAAGATTGCGGTTTTAGTCGGGGATTATTTATTATCCAAAGCGGTTTTACTTTCTACAGATCATAAAGATTTCGATTTACTTGCAGTAATTTCCAGAACGATTCGCGAAATGGCGGAAGGTGAATTATTACAACTCGAGAAAGCCCGGAAACTTGATATTACCGAAGAGGTGTATTACGAAATTATCCGCCAAAAAACGGCGACCCTCATTGCGGCTTGTTGCGAAATCGGTGTACTTTCTGCAAGCAGTGATGAAACTTTAGCCAAAAAAATGATGGAATTCGGCACCCATACCGGAATGGCTTTTCAGATCAAAGATGATCTGTTCGATTATCTGACGACTACGATTATCGGAAAACCTGTCGGAATCGACATCAAAGAGCAGAAGATGACTTTGCCTTTAATTCATGCTTTAAAAATTGCCAGCGAAAAAGACCGTAAGTATTTTTTCACCACGATAAAACGCTACAATAACGACCAGAAAAGAGTTAAAGAACTCATTGAATTTGTAAAAAAATCCGGCGGTCTGGATTATGCGGTAGGCAAAATGAAAGAATATCAGCAAAAAGCAAAAGATATTTTGGCCGGTTTCCCCGAGTCCGAAGCCAAGAAATCATTACACTTAATGCTCGATTACGTTATTGAAAGAAAGTTTTAAATCTTTCTGAAATAAATCACTTTTTATTCAGCCACAAATCTTAAAAATCCCAAAAATTTTAAGGAATATTAATGGACAACTTAAGCGTTGAGTTTCAATTAAAAAGTTGAAATTATTAAGATTTCTTTCAGAAATTATTAGAAAACATTTATAGAAATAAGGCTTTTTGGTGAATGATATTAGTCGATTTTCAAGTTGGTATTATTCAACCGCAACGAATTTAAAATCACCGAAACCGAACTGAAACTCATTGCGGCCGCCGCAATCATCGGACTCATCAGAATTCCGAAAATAGGGTAGAGCAGTCCCGCTGCCACAGGAATTCCCAGCGTATTGTACACAAAGGCAAAGAACAAATTCTCTCTGATGTTTTTCAATAATTTTTCACTTAAGATTTTTGCTTTTGCAACGCCCAGAATATCACCTTTCAATAAAGTAATCTGAGCACTTTCAATGGCAACATCGGTTCCGGTTCCCATTGCAATCCCTACGTTTGATTGTGCTAAAGCTGGTGCATCATTAATTCCATCACCGGTCATTGCTACAATTTTCCCTTCGTTCTGGAGCCGTTTAATTTCTGCTAATTTATCATGCGGAAGACAGTTTGCGAAATATTTTGCAATCCCCAATTCATGAGCAACGGCTTTTGCAGTATGTTCGTTATCGCCGGTCATCATTATCACTTCTACATTATTCTTTTGCAGATACTGAATAGCGCGTTTCGAACTTTCTTTAATATTATCTGAAAAGCTGAGGATTCCCAACACCTGATTTCCTTTTGCTAAGAAAGAAATGGTTTTCGCCTGATCTTCATTTTCCTGAATTTTTTGCTTTAAAGATTCTGGAATTTCAATATTAAACTGTTTTAAAAGAGCAGAATTCCCAAGTAAAACAGTTTCACCTTTAATCATTCCTTTTACACCTTTCCCGGAAATGTTTTTAAAGTTTTCTACCTTTTCAAAATCCTGATTCTCTTTTTTAAATTCATTTAAAACTGCATTCGAAAGTGGATGTTCAGAATTCTGATTCAAGGAAGCCGCTAATTTTAAAACCAAATTCTGATCATTATTTTCTGCAGCAATTACTTCATCCAGTTTTGGCTTTCCTTCTGTTAAAGTACCTGTCTTGTCGGTAATTAAAACGTTTACTTTATGCATTTGTTCAAGGGCTTCAGCGTTCTTAATAAGGATTCCGTTTTTCGCTCCTTTTGCAATTCCAACCGTTAAAGACATCGGCGTTGCCAATCCTAACGCGCATGGACAAGCCACAATTAAAACAGCAACAGCGTTGACCAAAGCATAAATCAGGGCATTTTCTCCGCCAAAAATCCGCCAGAAAATAAAAGTCAAGATGGATATTCCGATAACGGTAGGAACAAAAATTTTCGATATTTTATCGGCTAATTTCTGTATCGGAGCCTTGCTTTTGGTGGCGTCATTCACCATCTTGATGATTTGCGAAAGCAAAGTCTGTTCGCCCACTTTTTCGGCTTTCATCAAAAAGCTGCCGTTTCCGTTGATCGTCCCGGAAGTCACCATCATCCCCGAAGTTTTCTCTACCGGAATCGGTTCGCCCGTAATCATGCTTTCGTCCACATTCGAATTCCCTTCAGTTATTTTTCCGTCAACCGGAATTTTTTCTCCCGGTTTTACCCGTAATATATTTCCAATTTGAACTTCAGAAAGCGGAACTTTCTTCTCAACATTATTACTGATTAAATTCGCTTCATCAGGAGAAAGGTTCATTAATTCCTCGATCGCTTTTCCGGTTTTCTGATGCGCTCTGGCTTCGAGCATTTGTCCCATAATCACCAGAGTCAATATAACAGAAACGGACTCGAAGTAAAGCGGTATTTTTCCGCCATGGGTAATTTCGTGCGGTAAAATTTCCGGGAATACTAAAGCGACCAGACTGAATAAAAATGCGGCTGCTGCGCCTAACGCGATCAGCGAGAACATATTGAGATTCCAGGTTTTAAAGGAAATCCAGCCTCTTTTTAATAAGAACCAACCCGCGTAAAAAATCACAGGAATTGATAGTAAAAGTTCTAAAATTCCCTGTACCTTATTAGAAAAAGGAAATTCAAACCACATTCCTCCCATCGATAAAATAAATACCGGAATGGTAAAAATTAAGGAAATCAGAAATTTGTTTTTTAGAAGTTTGTAAGTGCCATCACCGGAAGTTTTTTCTCCTTTTTCCGGAATTTTCACCAGATCCATTCCACAAACCGGGCAACCGACATTGGAGTCATAAACTTTGTCGCCTTCGCAAAACATTGGACAGTAATATTTTCCTGCGTTATTTACCTGATCGATCACTGGTGCTGCTTTTTTTTCACCGCTATGAGGATGATGATGGGATGACGCATTTACCAAATCCTGCGTGATTTCTTCGAGATGCATGTGGCAAACCGGGCAGCCTGTATCAGAGGCATAAGTTTTATCGCTTTCGCAGAACATCGGACAAAAATATTCCCCGATTTTATTTTCGAAATTTTCAGGCAGATTTGTTTTTGAAAAAGTCTGTGGTTTGTTTTGATAATCAGCTCTTTCTTCGATGGGAACCAGATACATATTGCACACTGGGCAACGTTTTCCCGGTGTAAAATACACTTTTTCGCCTTCGCATTCCATGGGGCAATAATAAACGGAACTTGGTGAAATCCTTTCGGACGGAGGTATGTTTGATGGAGACATTTTAAATTTTATTTACAATTTTCCGGCTTTTTTTTCTAAAGCTGTTATAAAGATAAGGAAGTTTGTTATGAAATTTAGAATTAGTTCATTCTGCTCAGGGCAAAATGCATTAAACCGCACTGTTCCCTCAATAAATCTAAGTTCTGATTCATAAATATAAAAATTAGAAAATAATTTTGACCAAACTAATATTCAAAGAATTGTATTTATTAAAAGTACTGCCTTCTTTTTCTTTAATTTAATCCGGTTTTTAGTCCCTTTTGTTTAATCTCTCGTTTGAGGAATGAAAATTAAACCTGATCGAGAGCGATCCGGTTTTTAGATTTCAGTTTTTTAAAGGAAGTAGGATTGAATCCTGTGCAGTTTTTAAACTGAGCAGAAAGATGCTGAACACTTTTGTATCCTAATTTTTGGGAAATTTCAGTCAGTGTAAATTCGTTGTATAAGAGAAGTTCTTTGGCTTTTTCAATTTTTTGCAGAATAAAATATTGTTCCAAAGTGAAATTTTCATGCGTTGAAAAAGTCTTTGAAAGCAAACTGTAATCCTTTGCAAAATGTGCACTGATGAATTTTGACAAAATAAAATCCTCATCAATGTCTAAGTCAGCGATTTTAAGAATAATGATTTTCTTTATGTGTTCGGTCTGAGTTTTTACCGCATTTTCCAGAATCTCGAAACCCTGTTTTTTGAGATGTTCATTCAGGATTTTCAATTCTGCCTGCAAAAGTACATTTACCGTTTCGATTTCGCCCAGTTCCAGATTGGAAACCGGGATTTTCAACTCCACAAATAGGGTATTAACCGCCGAGATACAGCGGTCACAAACCATATTTTTAATATTGATCTTCATCTTTATTTTTTAACCGGTCGGCAATAAATTCAATTTTTGTTTTCCCGTGCTTTGTCGGTTTTCCTTCCATATTCACTCCAACAAATATGATTTTATCAATGGTAATAATAGTTTGGCGTGTCATCATATTGCGGACTTCGCACCTTAAAGTGATACTGGTATTCCCAAAATCAATGGCTTCAATCCCGATTTCAATAATATCGCCTTGTTTTGCTGAGCTCACAAAATTAATTTCAGAAATATATTTGGTGACGCACCGCGGCGTTTCGAGCTGTACAATCGCATATAATGCTGCTTCTTCGTCGATCCACTGCAGGAGCCGGCCACCGAATAAAGTATGATTAGGATTTAAATCTTCTGGTTTGATCCATTTTCTGGTATGGTAATTCATTTTTTTTATTTCTAATTAATACTTATTATTTTCAGTACAAAGATATTATAAAGTATTATTATTTAAGTGATTATGGTATAAAGACTCTTATTTTAGCAAAGAAAATTTAAACTCCAGTTCAATTTCCAAAAGGAAATCCTAATTGCTCTTCATTTCTTAATGTTTAAAAAAGAGAGTGTTGCTTCCTGCACTCTTTTATTTCATCTTATCTTGTAAAAACAAGTTTTGTTTCTGTGGAAAGTTCTTCAGCAATACGGTAGTTTTCAAGGTTAAATCCTTTTACTTCATCTAATGTTTTCACCTCATTCTGAGCACAATATCTAGTGACTAAACCTCTTGCATGTTTGGTGTAAACCACGATGGTTTTTAGTTTTCCCTCTTTATATTCATAGAAATCAAAATCGATAATCGGTGCTTTTAATTTTGTTTTATCAATGACTTTGAAATATTCTTTACTCGCTAAATTCAGAACAAAATCTTTTGATTTTAATTCATTGTTAAGTTGCTCTGTTACTTTATCTTTCCAGAATTCATAGAGGTTTTTGTATTGGTCAAACTCAAATTTCCGACCCATTTCCAGACGGTAAAGCATTACTTTATCCGAAGGTTTCAGCAAACCATATAAACCGGAAAGTATTCTGTAATTTTTCTGAAGATATTTAACTGATTTTTCGTCCAGCGATTTGGCATCCAAACCGCGGTAAACTTCGCCGCTGAAAGCCATTAAAGCTGGTGCAGATTCTTTTGAAGACGGTTGGGCTTTCCAGTTTTGATTTCTCTCCCAGTTTTCATCAGCCAGTTTTGAAGAAATCTCCATGAGCTCTGATAAATATTGGGGAGATTTCTGTTTTAAAGTTTGTTGTATAAAGTCGGCCTCTTCAATGAAATGCGGTTGCGTTGGTTTTAGAAATTCACTTGAATTTTCTATGTTCATGAGTTTTGCCGGCGATGTAATGATTTTCATGTTCTGAAATAATATAATAATGTTGCAGTTGGAAATACAGCGGATTCCAGTTTCCTGTCTAGAATTTTTATCGAAAAATCCAGAAGGAAACCTTGGAGAAAAGTAGAATAAAACTAAAAAACTCCTTTTCCCTGACGGAGAATTTCAGGTTCGCCAGTGGTGAGATCTACAATGGTAGAGGCCACATTATCACCATAACCTGAATCGATAACGATATCTACCAAATGATCATATTTTTCTGCAATCAGTTCGGGATCCGTAGAATACTCGATCACTTCATCATCATCTTTAATCGAAGTAGAGGCAATCGGGTGGCCTAATTTCTGAACAATCAGCTGCGGGATGATATGGTCAGGCACGCGGATTCCGACTGTCTTATTGCCTTTGTAAGCAAGCGGTAAATTTTTGTTGGCTTCTAAAATAAAAGTAAACGGTCCGGGAACATTATTCTTTAAATACCGGAAAGTACTGGTATCAATCGGTCGCGAAAATTCGGACAGGTGACTTAAATCGTTACAGATGATTGAAAAATGGGCTTTTTCCAACTTGATTTTTTTGATCTGCGCCAACTTTTCCATTGCACGGATATCAAAAATATTGCAACCCAACGCGTAAACAGTGTCGGAAGGGTAAATAATCAATCCACCATTTTTCAACGTACGGACGACCTGATCAAGGAGGTTTTCCTGAGGATTATCGGGATATATTTTTAGAATTTTTGCCATATACAAATTTACTAAAAATAGATGAATAAAGTTTTTTCAGATAAAATTTGGAAGTTTAGATAATAGTTGTATATTTGCAGCACAATAACGCGGGGTAGAGCAGTAGGTAGCTCGTCGGGCTCATAACCCGGAGGTCGCACGTTCGAGTCGTGTCTCCGCTACTAAGTAAAGAGAATCAAGAAATTGGTTCTCTTTTTTTGTGGGCAATTTTCACCGACAGGTGCTCTTTTCGGGGGTTTTAAAAGTTTTCTGAGTACCTTTAAAAAAATAGAAATTTAAATACTCTAAATTACGTGGGATCCTTTCCGATGATCCATTTTTCAAGTCTGGTGAACTTATGGAATTGATCCTGTTTTAAAATTCTTCCTTACATTTGGATCATGAAAATTCTGCATACCGCCGATTGGCATTTGGGTAAACGGTTAGACCGCTTTTCGCGTCTGGAAGAACAGGTTTTAGTTTTGAATGAAATCATAGAAATCGCCGATGAGCATAAAGTAGATCTGGTTCTGGTTGCCGGCGATTTGTTTGATAATTTTAATCCAGGAGTTGAAGCCATCGAACTCTTCTATAAAACTTTGAAACGGTTATCATTAAATGGGAAACGTCCTGTTATCGCCATATCGGGAAATCACGATGCTCCCAATTTGATCGATGCTCCCAATCCTCTAGCACGCGAATGTGGTATTATTCTCATTGGGCATCCCAATGCTGAAATTCATCCTTTTGAACTCGAAAATTTTAAAATAACCAATTCTGCCCAAGGTTTCTTAGAATTAAAATTAAACGGTTTTGATTTTCCAATCCGGATTTTGCATACGCCTTACGCCAATGAAGTCCGGTTAAAAGAATATTTTGGTGAAAATAAAGAACAGGCGCTTAATCAGGTTTTAGCGGAAAACTGGGCAAGGATTGCCGATGAATTCTGCGATGAAAAAGGAGTCAATCTTTTGATGGCTCATTTGTATATGAATAAAAAAGGAGCCGCGATTCTGGAAGAACCCGACGGTGAAAAACCGATTAAAATCGGAAACGCAGATTTGATTTTTTCAGAAACCATTCCGCCGCAGATTCAATATACCGCTTTGGGACATCTCCACGGTTTTCAAAATATCGGAACGCCGGAAAAACCGGTCGTTTATTCGTCGTCGCCTTTGTGCTACAGTTTCAGTGAAGCAGGGCAGACCAAATATATTTCGATTATAGAAGCCCAACCAAATCAAGCGGTTTCATTTCAGAAAATTCCTTTGAAGAACGGAAAACCTTTGTTTCGGAAAACATTTGATTCCGTTGAAAATACAATCGACTGGCTGACCGAAAATGCAAATGCTCTGGTTGAATTGACACTGGAAAGCGAAACTTTTCTAAAAGCCGAAGAGCGCAAACAGATTTATCAGTCGCATCGTGGAATTGTTCATTTGATTCCGAAAGTCAAAAGTCAGGAATTTACCGAAAATAACTTACACCAAATTAATCTCGATCAGGATATTCAGTCTTTGTTTCAGGATTATTTTAAATCCAAAAACAATGGCCAACAGGCTAATGAAGACCTTCTTAATTTGTTTAATGAAATTTTAAATCCTAATTCATGATTCCGGTTCAACTCACGCTCGAAGGTTTATATTCTTATCAGGAAAGACAGACTATTGATTTTAAAAATCTTACAGAATCCGGTCTTTTCGGTATTTTCGGAGCGGTCGGTTCCGGAAAATCATCCATTTTGGAAGCGATTTCGTTTGCTTTATACGGCGAAACAGAACGGCTGAATGCAA includes these proteins:
- the rlmN gene encoding 23S rRNA (adenine(2503)-C(2))-methyltransferase RlmN — encoded protein: MKDIRTLSLDQLQEYFVSLGEKPFRAKQVYDWLWSKNMHSVDEMTNLSKDLRDRISQEYIINPISVDQLQRSKDGTIKNGVKLHDGLLVESVLIPTETRTTACVSSQVGCSLNCEFCATARLKRMRNLEVAEIVDQVALIDRQSKLYFGRPLSNIVFMGMGEPMMNYKNVVESIRKITEPEGMGMSPRRITVSTSGIPKMIKMLADEDIRVKLALSLHSAIEKKRNEIMPFSDKFPLTDIMDSLKYWYEKTGNVITFEYCVWKGINDQDEDIKALIRYCKQIPSKVNLIQYNPIGDGKYDQCNKAAEDNYVRQLEKAGITVMIRRSRGGDIDAACGQLANKSSE
- a CDS encoding YoaK family protein, which translates into the protein MFSHIGKTRTPRHNLGIASLLSFVAGLVNVVGFFSVQKLTTNVTGHFAFFVDEVFKLNFENAFHVALFVFSFFSGAFFANFTVEIYSRIRENETYVFPIITEAFILTIIAFTGNYLIKTNPDVIAYSLLFAMGMQNSLVTSISKSIVRTTHLTGLFTDMGIEFSQLFFYKDQFHKRRLLKSIKLRVTIIFMFFVGGVSGGVLFEHFGIQSLILGSVILIGGLLYDFIKIRFLLLKRKSG
- a CDS encoding polyprenyl synthetase family protein, coding for MANIVEEIKKPINAEMKLFEQKFYESMQSNVALLDKVTRFIVTTKGKQMRPMFVFLCAKLVGEVNEKSFRGASMIELIHTATLVHDDVVDESFKRRNFFSINALWKNKIAVLVGDYLLSKAVLLSTDHKDFDLLAVISRTIREMAEGELLQLEKARKLDITEEVYYEIIRQKTATLIAACCEIGVLSASSDETLAKKMMEFGTHTGMAFQIKDDLFDYLTTTIIGKPVGIDIKEQKMTLPLIHALKIASEKDRKYFFTTIKRYNNDQKRVKELIEFVKKSGGLDYAVGKMKEYQQKAKDILAGFPESEAKKSLHLMLDYVIERKF
- a CDS encoding copper-transporting P-type ATPase gives rise to the protein MSPSNIPPSERISPSSVYYCPMECEGEKVYFTPGKRCPVCNMYLVPIEERADYQNKPQTFSKTNLPENFENKIGEYFCPMFCESDKTYASDTGCPVCHMHLEEITQDLVNASSHHHPHSGEKKAAPVIDQVNNAGKYYCPMFCEGDKVYDSNVGCPVCGMDLVKIPEKGEKTSGDGTYKLLKNKFLISLIFTIPVFILSMGGMWFEFPFSNKVQGILELLLSIPVIFYAGWFLLKRGWISFKTWNLNMFSLIALGAAAAFLFSLVALVFPEILPHEITHGGKIPLYFESVSVILTLVIMGQMLEARAHQKTGKAIEELMNLSPDEANLISNNVEKKVPLSEVQIGNILRVKPGEKIPVDGKITEGNSNVDESMITGEPIPVEKTSGMMVTSGTINGNGSFLMKAEKVGEQTLLSQIIKMVNDATKSKAPIQKLADKISKIFVPTVIGISILTFIFWRIFGGENALIYALVNAVAVLIVACPCALGLATPMSLTVGIAKGAKNGILIKNAEALEQMHKVNVLITDKTGTLTEGKPKLDEVIAAENNDQNLVLKLAASLNQNSEHPLSNAVLNEFKKENQDFEKVENFKNISGKGVKGMIKGETVLLGNSALLKQFNIEIPESLKQKIQENEDQAKTISFLAKGNQVLGILSFSDNIKESSKRAIQYLQKNNVEVIMMTGDNEHTAKAVAHELGIAKYFANCLPHDKLAEIKRLQNEGKIVAMTGDGINDAPALAQSNVGIAMGTGTDVAIESAQITLLKGDILGVAKAKILSEKLLKNIRENLFFAFVYNTLGIPVAAGLLYPIFGILMSPMIAAAAMSFSSVSVILNSLRLNNTNLKID
- a CDS encoding helix-turn-helix domain-containing protein produces the protein MKINIKNMVCDRCISAVNTLFVELKIPVSNLELGEIETVNVLLQAELKILNEHLKKQGFEILENAVKTQTEHIKKIIILKIADLDIDEDFILSKFISAHFAKDYSLLSKTFSTHENFTLEQYFILQKIEKAKELLLYNEFTLTEISQKLGYKSVQHLSAQFKNCTGFNPTSFKKLKSKNRIALDQV
- a CDS encoding acyl-CoA thioesterase, with protein sequence MNYHTRKWIKPEDLNPNHTLFGGRLLQWIDEEAALYAIVQLETPRCVTKYISEINFVSSAKQGDIIEIGIEAIDFGNTSITLRCEVRNMMTRQTIITIDKIIFVGVNMEGKPTKHGKTKIEFIADRLKNKDEDQY
- the yaaA gene encoding peroxide stress protein YaaA; the encoded protein is MKIITSPAKLMNIENSSEFLKPTQPHFIEEADFIQQTLKQKSPQYLSELMEISSKLADENWERNQNWKAQPSSKESAPALMAFSGEVYRGLDAKSLDEKSVKYLQKNYRILSGLYGLLKPSDKVMLYRLEMGRKFEFDQYKNLYEFWKDKVTEQLNNELKSKDFVLNLASKEYFKVIDKTKLKAPIIDFDFYEYKEGKLKTIVVYTKHARGLVTRYCAQNEVKTLDEVKGFNLENYRIAEELSTETKLVFTR
- a CDS encoding L-threonylcarbamoyladenylate synthase, with protein sequence MAKILKIYPDNPQENLLDQVVRTLKNGGLIIYPSDTVYALGCNIFDIRAMEKLAQIKKIKLEKAHFSIICNDLSHLSEFSRPIDTSTFRYLKNNVPGPFTFILEANKNLPLAYKGNKTVGIRVPDHIIPQLIVQKLGHPIASTSIKDDDEVIEYSTDPELIAEKYDHLVDIVIDSGYGDNVASTIVDLTTGEPEILRQGKGVF
- a CDS encoding metallophosphoesterase family protein, with amino-acid sequence MKILHTADWHLGKRLDRFSRLEEQVLVLNEIIEIADEHKVDLVLVAGDLFDNFNPGVEAIELFYKTLKRLSLNGKRPVIAISGNHDAPNLIDAPNPLARECGIILIGHPNAEIHPFELENFKITNSAQGFLELKLNGFDFPIRILHTPYANEVRLKEYFGENKEQALNQVLAENWARIADEFCDEKGVNLLMAHLYMNKKGAAILEEPDGEKPIKIGNADLIFSETIPPQIQYTALGHLHGFQNIGTPEKPVVYSSSPLCYSFSEAGQTKYISIIEAQPNQAVSFQKIPLKNGKPLFRKTFDSVENTIDWLTENANALVELTLESETFLKAEERKQIYQSHRGIVHLIPKVKSQEFTENNLHQINLDQDIQSLFQDYFKSKNNGQQANEDLLNLFNEILNPNS